A genomic window from Luteolibacter sp. LG18 includes:
- a CDS encoding response regulator transcription factor, producing the protein MAAFIQSGLAEQGWEAEICHDGNEGLALATAGSYEALVLDLMLPGLDGLGILKELRRSSNPVPVIILTARGDVDDRVQGLDHGADDYLAKPFSMIELVARLKALARRRSGESVTMIRCGDLTVNLQTREVKRDELRIELTARELELLLLFLGSPGRVFTRTQLCEHVWGYHFDPGTNVVDVAIQRLRRKVDEEHAVKLIHTVRGTGYMMKAP; encoded by the coding sequence GTGGCTGCCTTCATCCAAAGCGGTCTCGCCGAACAGGGCTGGGAGGCCGAAATCTGCCACGACGGCAACGAGGGCTTGGCTCTGGCAACCGCCGGCTCCTACGAGGCACTGGTGCTGGACCTCATGCTACCCGGCCTCGACGGCCTTGGAATTTTGAAGGAACTCCGCAGGAGCAGCAACCCGGTGCCCGTGATCATCCTCACCGCCCGCGGTGACGTGGACGACCGCGTACAGGGCCTCGACCACGGCGCGGATGACTACCTTGCCAAGCCGTTTTCGATGATCGAGCTCGTCGCCCGCCTGAAAGCGCTCGCCCGCCGGCGCTCCGGGGAAAGCGTGACCATGATCCGCTGCGGCGACCTCACCGTGAATCTCCAGACCCGCGAGGTAAAACGCGACGAACTGCGGATCGAACTGACCGCCCGCGAGCTTGAACTGCTGCTGCTCTTCCTCGGCAGCCCCGGCCGCGTCTTCACCCGCACCCAGCTCTGCGAGCACGTCTGGGGCTATCATTTCGACCCCGGCACGAACGTGGTGGACGTGGCAATCCAGCGCCTCCGCCGGAAGGTGGACGAGGAGCATGCGGTGAAACTGATCCACACCGTCCGTGGCACCGGCTATATGATGAAAGCACCATGA
- a CDS encoding ATP-binding protein produces MKPLPIRWKISAGTAAVTGASLLVFSIGSLFSFYAGQAEIADLAIHAESARIGHTHKADAFGGGWQIHDTPGQPMVLYYLVQEEDHRINGPTMVPHEIIAKALASRRPRTFSSPGGYWRAYSFNVGTRPVVVAYELVEVQEQLIELLAAFSVTMPLAIILTAVAGWIVAGRVLAPVREATEAARGIGAQALTKRLPKTSANDEIGQLTDVINDMLDRLEKGLRQAERFAADASHELRTPLTIMKGEIEGLLSLPDLPVRIEEKLVSQQEEISRLDHITERLLLLARLDAGAYTPGRQTVDFSTLVAGACEDVELLTSSRGLAMTTRVEPGCRVSGDSILLRRVVLNLLDNAAKFSPAGGSLTCTLAHESPWVRLTVSNSGPGIPEGERERIFERFYRTDEARVRAGYGLGLSLCQEIVRAHGGQIQLEEPGQRDETAFTVMLPSLPEDAD; encoded by the coding sequence ATGAAGCCCCTGCCGATCCGCTGGAAGATCTCCGCCGGGACCGCCGCCGTCACCGGTGCCTCCCTGCTGGTGTTCTCGATCGGCTCCTTATTCAGCTTCTATGCCGGGCAGGCCGAGATTGCCGATCTGGCGATCCACGCGGAATCCGCCCGGATCGGCCACACCCACAAGGCCGACGCCTTCGGCGGCGGATGGCAAATCCACGATACGCCCGGCCAGCCGATGGTCCTCTACTATCTGGTCCAGGAGGAGGACCACCGGATCAATGGCCCGACCATGGTGCCCCATGAGATCATCGCCAAGGCGCTTGCCAGCCGGAGGCCCAGGACCTTCTCCAGCCCGGGCGGCTATTGGCGGGCCTATTCATTCAATGTCGGCACCCGGCCGGTGGTCGTCGCCTACGAACTGGTGGAGGTGCAGGAGCAGCTCATCGAACTCCTCGCCGCGTTTTCCGTCACCATGCCACTGGCGATCATCCTCACGGCCGTCGCCGGATGGATCGTGGCCGGACGGGTCCTGGCACCGGTGCGGGAAGCCACCGAGGCGGCCCGGGGCATCGGTGCCCAGGCCTTGACCAAACGGCTGCCGAAAACCTCGGCGAACGACGAGATCGGCCAGTTGACGGATGTCATCAACGACATGCTGGATCGCCTCGAAAAGGGCCTGCGCCAGGCCGAACGCTTCGCGGCCGACGCCTCCCATGAGCTGCGAACCCCGCTCACGATCATGAAAGGGGAAATCGAAGGCCTGCTCTCCCTCCCCGATCTGCCGGTCCGGATCGAAGAAAAACTGGTGAGTCAACAGGAGGAAATCTCGCGGCTGGATCACATCACAGAGCGGCTGCTGCTGCTCGCCCGCCTGGACGCCGGGGCCTACACCCCGGGTCGTCAAACCGTAGACTTCAGCACCTTGGTCGCCGGAGCCTGCGAAGATGTCGAACTACTCACCTCCAGCCGCGGCCTGGCCATGACCACCCGCGTGGAACCCGGCTGCCGGGTCTCCGGCGATTCAATCCTGCTGCGCCGCGTGGTTCTGAACCTGCTCGACAACGCCGCCAAGTTCAGCCCCGCCGGAGGCTCCCTCACCTGCACCCTCGCCCATGAGAGCCCGTGGGTACGGTTGACTGTTTCCAACAGCGGGCCAGGAATCCCGGAGGGGGAAAGGGAACGGATCTTCGAACGCTTCTACCGCACCGACGAAGCACGGGTGCGAGCCGGCTATGGATTGGGCCTGAGCCTGTGCCAGGAGATCGTCCGCGCCCACGGTGGGCAAATCCAGTTGGAGGAGCCGGGCCAAAGAGACGAAACCGCCTTCACGGTGATGCTGCCAAGCCTGCCGGAAGACGCGGACTGA